In one window of Immundisolibacter sp. DNA:
- the aroK gene encoding shikimate kinase AroK has translation MARRSVFLVGPMGAGKTTVGRRLAQSLGLDFFDSDEEIERRTGATISIIFEIEGEVGFRKREHKVLQDLTALPGIVLATGGGAVLMPENRELLRARGTVVYLKTSVAEQLRRTRSSVHRPLLQDADTDPEARLLELTQEREPLYDSVADIVVESPGRKVGATVKDVLDRLTDAHSTSRPG, from the coding sequence ATGGCCCGCCGTAGTGTATTTTTGGTCGGCCCGATGGGGGCCGGAAAAACCACGGTCGGGCGCCGACTGGCGCAGAGTCTGGGGCTCGATTTTTTCGATAGTGACGAGGAGATCGAACGCCGTACGGGCGCCACGATTTCGATAATCTTCGAGATCGAAGGGGAAGTCGGGTTTCGCAAGCGCGAGCATAAGGTGTTGCAGGATCTGACGGCACTGCCCGGGATTGTCCTGGCGACCGGTGGCGGTGCGGTGCTGATGCCGGAAAATCGGGAACTGCTGCGCGCCCGTGGGACGGTGGTTTACCTTAAAACATCGGTTGCCGAGCAATTGCGGCGTACGCGTAGTTCGGTGCACAGGCCTCTGCTGCAGGACGCCGACACCGATCCGGAGGCGCGTCTGCTCGAACTCACGCAGGAGCGTGAGCCATTGTACGATTCGGTGGCAGATATCGTGGTGGAGTCACCCGGCCGCAAGGTTGGCGCCACGGTCAAGGATGTTTTGGATCGTCTAACGGATGCGCACTCTACGAGTCGACCTGGCTGA
- the aroB gene encoding 3-dehydroquinate synthase yields MRTLRVDLADRSYPIHIGSGLLADAGLYRPHIAGRRVVVVSDSRVSALLGARVCGALADYQPLLLEFAPGEDSKSLETYARLADQLIEGRFDRRVTLIALGGGVVGDMTGFLAASYHRGVDFIQVPTTLLAQVDSSVGGKTGLNRPGGKNLLGAFHQPRCVLIDTDTLKTLDQRELTAGLAEVIKYGLIADAEFLDWLERDMDALLGGDGPALTRAIYRSCEIKAAIVAADEREAGQRALLNLGHTFGHAIEAATGYGTWLHGEAVGLGMLMAARLSQRLGRLSADACGRVALLIQRAGLPTCLPPEIATDTLLGFMAGDKKVLDGRSRLVVLDAVGRAAIVEGVEPSLLATVIDAARTPLAA; encoded by the coding sequence ATGCGCACTCTACGAGTCGACCTGGCTGATCGCAGCTACCCGATTCATATCGGTTCTGGCCTGCTGGCCGACGCTGGCCTGTATCGCCCGCACATCGCCGGACGGCGTGTCGTGGTTGTCAGCGACAGCCGTGTCTCGGCGTTGCTGGGTGCTCGTGTATGTGGCGCGCTTGCCGATTATCAGCCGCTGCTGCTGGAGTTTGCTCCGGGTGAGGACTCTAAAAGCCTGGAGACCTACGCGCGTTTGGCCGACCAGCTGATTGAGGGACGTTTCGACCGACGGGTCACCCTGATCGCGCTCGGTGGCGGCGTGGTGGGTGACATGACCGGTTTTCTGGCGGCGAGCTACCACCGCGGCGTTGACTTCATCCAGGTGCCAACAACCCTGCTTGCACAGGTTGACTCCTCGGTCGGGGGTAAGACCGGCCTCAATCGCCCGGGTGGCAAGAACCTGCTTGGAGCGTTTCACCAGCCTCGCTGCGTGCTGATCGATACGGATACTCTGAAAACGCTGGATCAGCGCGAACTGACTGCCGGGCTGGCGGAGGTCATCAAGTACGGATTGATCGCCGATGCCGAGTTTCTGGACTGGCTGGAGCGCGACATGGATGCGCTGCTGGGCGGCGACGGCCCGGCGCTGACGCGAGCCATCTACCGCTCATGTGAAATCAAGGCCGCCATCGTCGCTGCTGACGAGCGCGAGGCCGGACAACGGGCACTTCTTAATCTGGGCCATACCTTCGGCCACGCAATTGAAGCGGCCACAGGTTACGGTACCTGGCTGCACGGCGAGGCAGTTGGCCTTGGCATGTTGATGGCCGCGCGGCTATCGCAGCGGCTTGGTCGCCTGTCGGCCGACGCCTGCGGGCGCGTTGCCCTGCTGATTCAGCGGGCCGGCCTGCCGACCTGTTTGCCTCCCGAAATTGCCACCGACACCTTGCTCGGCTTCATGGCAGGTGACAAGAAAGTCCTCGACGGGCGCTCGCGGCTGGTAGTGCTGGACGCCGTCGGCCGCGCTGCCATTGTCGAGGGCGTGGAGCCAAGTCTGCTGG